The Balearica regulorum gibbericeps isolate bBalReg1 chromosome 22, bBalReg1.pri, whole genome shotgun sequence genome includes a region encoding these proteins:
- the AIRIM gene encoding AFG2-interacting ribosome maturation factor isoform X1 yields MAAAVAAMAAALREWAAVAARQDAAWRAVLAAWAPLLGSLSGLAAQIRAAQRLAWGGSPLRAFGDLRVRLWRKQRGAAEALLEQLGVRRAELRAVRDAVGAGVAGVLRLYEERAAELGLAAALRRGPRCPSLADALEGLQDVERYYRHLYPSAAGLSGQRWRVPFPRCCPYRARRYLESKLLLRRVSCANLADMEALPQSWERILERYKEDVVQDMLLKISLFVDNHRELCCSPGS; encoded by the exons ATGGCGGCGGCAGTAGCAGCGATGGCGGCGGCGCTGCGGGAGtgggcggcggtggcggcgcggCAGGACGCGGCCTGGAGGGCGGTGCTGGCCGCGTGGGCGCCGCTGCTGGGCTCGCTGTCCGGGCTGGCGGCGCAGATACGGGCGGCACAGCGGCTGGCGTGGGGCGGTTCACCGCTGCGCGCCTTCGGCGACCTGCGGGTGCGGCTGTGGCGGAAGCAGCGCGGCGCGGCCGAGGcgctgctggagcagctcgGTGTCCGGCG GGCGGAGCTGCGGGCCGTGCGGGACGCCGTGGGGGCCGGCGTGGCCGGTGTGCTGCGGCTGTACGAGGAACGGGCGGCGGAGCTGGGCCTGGCGGCGGCCCTGCGGCGGGGACCGCGCTGCCCCTCGCTGGCTGATGCgctggaggggctgcaggacGTGGAGCGCTACTACCGGCACCTGTATCCTTCTGCGGCGGGGCTCTCCGGGCAGCGCTGGCGGGTGCCTTTTCCTCGTTGTTGTCCTTACCGGGCACGAAGGTACCTGGAGAGCAAGCTTCTCCTCCGCCGCGTCAGCTGTGCCAACCTGGCAGACATGGAAGCGCTCCCACAGTCTTGGGAGAGGATTTTGGAGCGCTACAAGGAAGATGTTGTTCAAG ATATGCTTCTTAAGATCTCTCTGTTTGTGGACAACCACCGAGAGCTGTGCTGCTCACCAGGCTCCTGA
- the CDCA8 gene encoding borealin, with translation MAPGRKKAGASARGRKLAAFLKDFDREVRSRVEQLRTNGQRLVKEVENLYNIEILRLPVALREMNWLDYFAKGGSKKVLEEAATADLEIKEINKLTEEVIQTPLKIIKKVEKSKQDIEAIEEEAEPPLLPLAKKAKHDSQCLPELEAENINPRTAKVKASTKKVPVSRSRRPPSARVKRMSKRSSKNNFITPATGRIVDLCAQGGTSMVTPKFDSRIFKTPGLRTPAVNERVYTISANGSPLADSSDIFITVPVGGGESIRLTANDLTRKNLLHLNPEAQGIMKKLSVRLAQACSATKTHR, from the exons ATGGCTCCCGGGCGGAAGAAGGCTGGCGCGAGCGCTCGCGGCAGGAAGCTGGCGGCTTTCCTGAAGGATTTCGACCGCGAGG TGAGGAGCCGGGTGGAGCAGCTGCGGACGAACGGGCAGCGCCTCGTGAAGGAAGTGGAGAACCTCTACAACATCGAGATCCTGCGGCTGCCGGTAGCGCTTCGTGAGATGAACTGGCTGGACTACTTCG ctaaAGGAGGAAGCAAAAAGGTGTTGGAAGAGGCAGCGACG gcagacttggaaataaaagaaataaacaagttAACCGAAGAAGTTATCCAGACTcctttaaagatcatcaagAAAG tgGAAAAATCTAAACAGGATATTGAAGCTATTGAAGAAGAGGCAGAGCCTCCTTTGCTTCCTctagcaaagaaagcaaaacacgATAGCCAATGTCTTCCAGAGCTAGAAGCTGAAAACATTAATCCAAGAACTGCAAAG GTGAAGGCATCCACTAAAAAAGTGCCAGTGTCCCGGAGCAGAAGACCTCCTTCAGCGAGAGTGAAGCGCATGAGTAAAAG ATCAAGCAAAAACAACTTTATCACTCCAGCTACTGGTAGAATTGTCGATCTCTGTGCTCAAGGAGGTACCTCCATGGTCACGCCCAAGTTTGATTCCAG aattttcaAGACGCCGGGTTTGCGCACACCCGCAGTAAACGAACGTGTTTACACCATCTCCGCCAATGGCAGCCCCCTTGCCGACAGCAGCGATATCTTCATTACAGTCCCTGTTGGAGGAGGGGAG AGCATTCGTTTAACAGCAAATGATTTGACCAGGAAGAATCTTCTTCATCTGAATCCAGAGGCCCAAGGAATTATGAAGAAGCTATCG gTTCGTCTCGCACAAGCTTGCAGTGCTACAAAAACCCATAGATGA
- the AIRIM gene encoding AFG2-interacting ribosome maturation factor isoform X2 produces the protein MAAAVAAMAAALREWAAVAARQDAAWRAVLAAWAPLLGSLSGLAAQIRAAQRLAWGGSPLRAFGDLRVRLWRKQRGAAEALLEQLGVRRAELRAVRDAVGAGVAGVLRLYEERAAELGLAAALRRGPRCPSLADALEGLQDVERYYRHLYLESKLLLRRVSCANLADMEALPQSWERILERYKEDVVQDMLLKISLFVDNHRELCCSPGS, from the exons ATGGCGGCGGCAGTAGCAGCGATGGCGGCGGCGCTGCGGGAGtgggcggcggtggcggcgcggCAGGACGCGGCCTGGAGGGCGGTGCTGGCCGCGTGGGCGCCGCTGCTGGGCTCGCTGTCCGGGCTGGCGGCGCAGATACGGGCGGCACAGCGGCTGGCGTGGGGCGGTTCACCGCTGCGCGCCTTCGGCGACCTGCGGGTGCGGCTGTGGCGGAAGCAGCGCGGCGCGGCCGAGGcgctgctggagcagctcgGTGTCCGGCG GGCGGAGCTGCGGGCCGTGCGGGACGCCGTGGGGGCCGGCGTGGCCGGTGTGCTGCGGCTGTACGAGGAACGGGCGGCGGAGCTGGGCCTGGCGGCGGCCCTGCGGCGGGGACCGCGCTGCCCCTCGCTGGCTGATGCgctggaggggctgcaggacGTGGAGCGCTACTACCGGCACCT GTACCTGGAGAGCAAGCTTCTCCTCCGCCGCGTCAGCTGTGCCAACCTGGCAGACATGGAAGCGCTCCCACAGTCTTGGGAGAGGATTTTGGAGCGCTACAAGGAAGATGTTGTTCAAG ATATGCTTCTTAAGATCTCTCTGTTTGTGGACAACCACCGAGAGCTGTGCTGCTCACCAGGCTCCTGA